From Methanobacterium bryantii, a single genomic window includes:
- a CDS encoding zinc ribbon domain-containing protein, with translation MVICSNCGEKNDDSAKFCQECGTPLTKDLKITKDEKNGHKHYIYALTTIMGVILIILDSLGIISNLLLVPLGLILTMGGLIRLFPKIIRPKAILIGLIAFFVIQNILFILSVMYIGHLSISGQFSIFLISILISGSMAGYFSGKSYLNGCIIGLIIGMVYSIGFTMDYYSFIGGFMTLTIFGLTGGLIGVVIFRKNHSYKVLD, from the coding sequence ATGGTTATTTGTAGTAATTGTGGGGAGAAAAATGATGATTCCGCTAAATTCTGTCAAGAATGTGGAACTCCTTTAACAAAAGACTTGAAAATAACTAAAGATGAAAAAAATGGACATAAACATTATATTTATGCTTTAACAACGATTATGGGCGTTATTTTGATTATATTGGATTCATTAGGGATAATTAGTAATCTCTTATTGGTCCCTTTAGGTCTTATATTAACAATGGGGGGATTAATTAGACTATTTCCAAAAATAATTAGACCTAAAGCTATCTTGATTGGATTAATAGCTTTTTTTGTAATTCAAAATATATTGTTCATATTGTCAGTCATGTATATTGGCCATTTATCCATCTCTGGGCAGTTTAGCATATTTCTTATTTCGATACTGATTAGTGGGTCTATGGCTGGTTATTTTTCGGGTAAAAGTTATTTGAATGGATGTATAATCGGTTTAATAATAGGAATGGTCTATTCAATTGGATTTACAATGGATTACTATTCTTTTATAGGTGGTTTTATGACCTTAACAATATTTGGATTAACCGGCGGTCTAATCGGAGTTGTAATATTCAGAAAAAATCATAGTTACAAAGTTTTAGATTAA
- a CDS encoding GIY-YIG nuclease family protein, whose amino-acid sequence MVYGYIYKIVNYKTNKVYIGQTTGKPDKRWKDHLKKLRMNTHHSRHLQNSFNKYGNVFNFQVLNYATSKKALDKLEMDYIARYKSTNQKYGYNMLIGGGGVRHTPSMKKHKSLLLTRNNPMKNPETAKKMGETVRNSGIVNGKNNPRYRQDLPDNSYLTFLYWDLLLTLMK is encoded by the coding sequence ATGGTATACGGGTATATTTATAAAATTGTAAATTATAAAACGAATAAAGTGTATATTGGCCAAACTACAGGGAAACCAGATAAAAGGTGGAAAGACCACCTTAAAAAATTGAGAATGAATACGCACCACAGCCGCCATTTACAAAACAGTTTTAATAAATATGGAAATGTTTTTAATTTTCAAGTTTTAAACTACGCCACATCAAAAAAAGCATTAGATAAGCTTGAAATGGATTATATTGCCAGATATAAAAGTACTAATCAAAAATACGGCTATAATATGTTAATTGGCGGTGGAGGGGTAAGACACACCCCTTCAATGAAAAAACATAAATCTCTACTTTTAACTAGAAACAACCCCATGAAAAACCCGGAAACAGCTAAAAAGATGGGTGAAACCGTCAGAAATAGCGGAATTGTAAATGGTAAAAATAATCCAAGATATAGGCAGGATCTCCCAGATAATTCTTATTTAACATTTTTATATTGGGATTTACTTTTGACATTGATGAAATAG
- a CDS encoding helix-turn-helix transcriptional regulator has product MSKEILKLYGKVRDDLKFLTASDVRTRIIITLNGGLKSLRDLKDETNLSSATILHGMNQLDEKNFILKQSGGYSLSQTGKIVAIHLISLIKASTSLGELEKIFLRHEIEAIPEYLLETIGSLKNSVVIESTPTDVMKPHTVYAELLSKAKEINYISSVLLPQKIEMFEDLLESSSLQLMVTPEILDKWIEIKGRENLKKATEEKDFKIWKIDDARMSFTVTDKFIALGLFSTDGIYDLHKYLIDEDAEAIEWGNRLFEHYLKKAEEVKL; this is encoded by the coding sequence ATGTCTAAAGAGATTTTAAAGCTTTATGGGAAAGTAAGAGATGATTTAAAGTTTCTCACAGCTTCTGATGTTAGAACAAGGATTATTATAACTTTAAATGGTGGATTAAAAAGTTTACGCGACCTTAAAGACGAAACAAATTTGAGTTCAGCAACTATTTTACATGGAATGAACCAGCTCGATGAAAAAAATTTCATACTTAAACAGTCTGGAGGTTATTCCCTTTCTCAAACCGGCAAAATTGTCGCAATTCATTTAATAAGCCTCATAAAAGCTTCCACCTCTCTGGGAGAACTTGAAAAAATATTTTTAAGGCATGAAATAGAGGCTATCCCTGAATATTTGCTTGAAACTATTGGTAGTTTAAAAAACTCGGTAGTAATTGAGTCTACACCTACAGATGTTATGAAACCCCATACTGTTTATGCCGAACTTTTATCAAAGGCCAAAGAGATTAATTACATATCTTCAGTCCTTCTTCCTCAAAAAATAGAGATGTTCGAGGATTTACTGGAAAGCAGTTCACTGCAGCTTATGGTAACACCGGAAATACTGGATAAATGGATCGAAATAAAGGGCAGAGAAAACTTAAAAAAAGCGACTGAAGAAAAAGATTTTAAAATATGGAAGATAGATGATGCAAGAATGTCTTTTACAGTAACAGATAAATTTATTGCACTGGGCTTGTTTTCAACTGATGGAATATACGATCTTCATAAATATTTAATAGATGAAGATGCTGAAGCGATTGAATGGGGAAACCGACTGTTTGAACATTATTTAAAGAAAGCTGAAGAGGTTAAACTGTAG
- a CDS encoding response regulator, protein MKVTRILIIEDNFKDVRLIQEMLKEIPSFSFEFKHVERLDEGLKSIKNDEFDVLLLDLNLPDSFGIETFIEAYKNAPHLPIVILSGAADEEAALDAVHEGAQDYLMKGEVDGKLLTRSIFYAIERKQIEEELVKHRDHLEELVEKRTLGLKEANKQLRIEINERKRAEEEIRASLEEKKILLDEIQSRIQNSLQTIISIIDSEYLQNGCKNSNEFNQEIENRAKAVELINEKLCQSEDFAMIDFAEYIIDLTDYLFDFYGVNSNLINLETDIEGIPLDIDVAIPCGLIINELVTNSIKHAFKSEIKGKVQIKFHSNDKTWLSVSDNGSGLPESFELEHAETSGLRLVNKLVKQLNGRIELNVKGGTEFKIVF, encoded by the coding sequence ATGAAAGTTACTCGGATTTTGATAATAGAAGATAATTTTAAAGATGTCCGGTTGATACAGGAAATGCTTAAGGAAATTCCTTCATTTAGTTTTGAGTTTAAACATGTGGAACGTCTGGATGAAGGACTTAAATCTATTAAAAATGATGAATTTGATGTATTATTACTTGATCTTAATCTACCGGACTCCTTTGGGATTGAAACATTCATTGAAGCATATAAAAATGCCCCTCATCTGCCCATTGTAATATTGAGCGGTGCTGCTGATGAGGAAGCTGCATTGGATGCAGTACATGAAGGAGCTCAAGACTATCTGATGAAAGGAGAAGTTGATGGTAAATTACTGACACGTTCTATATTTTATGCAATTGAAAGGAAACAGATAGAAGAAGAGCTGGTAAAACACAGGGATCATCTGGAGGAACTGGTTGAAAAGCGTACTCTTGGACTGAAAGAAGCAAATAAACAACTTAGAATAGAAATAAATGAACGTAAACGGGCAGAAGAAGAAATTAGGGCATCTCTAGAGGAGAAAAAGATACTTCTCGACGAAATTCAAAGCAGAATTCAAAATAGTCTGCAGACAATTATAAGTATAATAGACAGTGAATATTTGCAAAATGGATGTAAGAATTCCAATGAGTTTAATCAGGAAATTGAAAACCGTGCAAAAGCTGTTGAATTAATTAATGAAAAGCTTTGCCAGTCTGAGGATTTTGCAATGATTGATTTTGCAGAGTATATTATAGATCTTACAGATTATTTATTTGATTTCTATGGGGTCAATTCTAATTTAATCAATCTTGAGACGGATATTGAAGGTATACCCCTTGATATTGATGTTGCAATTCCATGTGGCCTTATTATTAATGAGCTTGTTACAAATTCTATTAAACATGCATTTAAATCTGAAATTAAAGGGAAAGTACAAATTAAATTCCATTCCAACGATAAAACATGGTTAAGTGTGTCTGACAATGGTAGTGGTCTCCCTGAAAGTTTTGAACTTGAACATGCAGAAACTTCGGGTTTAAGACTTGTAAATAAATTAGTAAAACAGCTTAATGGAAGAATTGAACTTAATGTCAAGGGCGGAACTGAATTTAAAATTGTTTTTTAA
- a CDS encoding DUF5518 domain-containing protein, with amino-acid sequence MIVSWRAVIIGAIIAIVLAIIFGMVSLIYGPMIAVLIAGIVVGYMVDTDIVTGAVHGGIAGLIGGIIALILGLLIGSSFGLAGSIIGAALIIAWIIDIIVGAIGGIIGSAVTGRKM; translated from the coding sequence ATGATAGTTAGCTGGAGAGCAGTAATCATAGGGGCTATTATAGCCATAGTACTTGCAATAATTTTTGGAATGGTTTCTCTCATTTATGGTCCAATGATAGCAGTGTTAATAGCAGGTATAGTAGTGGGATACATGGTTGATACAGATATAGTAACAGGAGCAGTGCATGGTGGAATAGCAGGCCTTATAGGAGGAATAATAGCCTTAATACTGGGATTATTAATTGGTTCCTCATTTGGTTTAGCCGGATCAATAATAGGTGCAGCTTTAATAATTGCATGGATAATTGATATTATTGTAGGTGCAATTGGAGGCATTATAGGTTCTGCAGTAACTGGAAGAAAAATGTAA
- a CDS encoding DUF5518 domain-containing protein — protein MVNWKAVIIGFILTVIFTSILNQVIGSFGSYIGVITAGIIVGYMVNYNWMNGAIHGGLIGILGGIVAVIIVLIVGGGPYIMESFGVLLLVEIIADVILGAVGGAFGAMIT, from the coding sequence ATGGTAAACTGGAAGGCAGTAATTATTGGTTTTATTCTCACAGTTATTTTTACTTCAATTTTAAACCAGGTTATTGGAAGTTTTGGTTCATATATTGGTGTTATAACCGCAGGTATAATTGTAGGGTACATGGTTAATTATAATTGGATGAATGGAGCTATTCACGGCGGATTAATTGGAATTCTTGGGGGGATAGTTGCTGTAATCATTGTATTAATTGTGGGGGGAGGGCCCTATATAATGGAATCATTCGGTGTTCTTTTACTGGTTGAGATAATTGCTGATGTAATTTTAGGCGCGGTTGGGGGAGCTTTTGGAGCTATGATAACGTAA
- a CDS encoding DUF5518 domain-containing protein — translation MVNWRTVIIGFILAVVLSEFLGFIGLTIGAAFGSNGGNTGQIIGYLLATIYVGYSIDGNYINGAIYGAIIGFIGGLVSLIVTGAIFGTFVVTTGSLTVLVLESTLYGIIGAIGGIIGFIISVYFSRKEEPAV, via the coding sequence ATGGTCAACTGGAGAACTGTAATTATTGGTTTCATTTTAGCGGTAGTATTATCTGAATTTCTGGGATTCATTGGATTAACCATTGGGGCAGCTTTTGGATCAAATGGGGGCAATACTGGACAAATTATTGGATATCTTTTAGCAACCATATATGTTGGTTACAGTATTGATGGGAATTATATAAATGGCGCAATTTATGGTGCAATTATAGGTTTCATTGGGGGATTAGTATCTTTAATTGTTACAGGAGCCATTTTTGGAACTTTTGTAGTAACCACTGGTTCACTAACAGTTTTAGTGCTAGAATCAACACTTTATGGTATTATTGGGGCCATTGGCGGTATTATTGGGTTCATCATCAGCGTGTACTTCTCAAGAAAAGAAGAGCCTGCAGTTTAA
- a CDS encoding DUF5518 domain-containing protein: MVEIKSTPIINGIILAIILATLFKMISGSWGEYAGVLLATIYVGFSVSGNYTNGTVHGALVGTIGAIIAGIFSIMGFKALLGIMEAAVGLDAMILLIVIWTVVGAIGGTIGVIIKESGTSKEKPVT; encoded by the coding sequence ATGGTTGAAATAAAATCGACACCCATAATAAATGGTATAATCTTAGCAATAATACTGGCAACGCTCTTTAAAATGATATCGGGATCATGGGGCGAATATGCAGGTGTACTTTTAGCAACGATATATGTAGGTTTTTCTGTTAGTGGAAACTATACAAATGGCACAGTTCATGGTGCACTAGTGGGTACTATAGGGGCAATAATCGCAGGAATCTTTTCTATTATGGGTTTTAAAGCGTTATTGGGAATAATGGAAGCAGCAGTTGGGTTGGATGCAATGATTTTATTAATCGTTATCTGGACAGTTGTTGGAGCTATTGGTGGAACAATAGGGGTCATTATAAAAGAATCAGGAACATCAAAAGAAAAACCTGTAACTTAA
- a CDS encoding DUF5518 domain-containing protein, with product MTEWTAVGIGGIVTAGLTIVLALVFFPLFFLGPIVGGFLAVYLMKNEFESGIINGALAGVIGGLIIGILSLFGIGIIAAVIAILAAQIGLAVGALGILIVIFFTILAVFICGILSAIGGAIGEYVQSAGRRGYENY from the coding sequence ATGACTGAATGGACAGCTGTTGGAATAGGTGGAATAGTGACTGCTGGTTTAACTATTGTTCTTGCCCTTGTGTTTTTCCCATTGTTCTTTTTAGGGCCAATAGTGGGCGGTTTTTTAGCAGTTTATTTGATGAAAAATGAATTTGAAAGTGGTATAATAAATGGCGCTTTAGCGGGAGTTATTGGTGGTTTAATAATTGGAATTCTCTCACTATTTGGTATTGGGATAATAGCTGCCGTAATAGCAATTTTAGCGGCACAAATAGGACTTGCAGTAGGAGCACTGGGAATTTTAATTGTAATTTTCTTTACAATACTTGCAGTGTTCATATGTGGAATTCTTTCTGCTATTGGCGGAGCTATAGGAGAATATGTACAATCTGCAGGTAGAAGAGGATATGAAAATTATTAA